In Lathyrus oleraceus cultivar Zhongwan6 chromosome 2, CAAS_Psat_ZW6_1.0, whole genome shotgun sequence, the DNA window ACCTGTCATCGTCGATTCATCATCCTATATAATATAGTTGTGGTCTTATCTATAACCATATAACATAAGGCCTAAAGTTCTATATTATATAACACACAGTTATAGCCTAATCAAATGTACTTGTGCTTAACATAGAATTTCTATATGGATGAAAAACCAATTTTGCTTGATCTTGAAACATTGTACCTAGGAATCCCAGATGAATCCGTTAACCTTACTTTTCAAGACCTTGCTAATGTGAAGACAACAACCACTAATCAACATGTTTCTGAAGTTTCTAGCAATATTCCAACAAGGGGGAATTCGTCTTCGTCATCGTCATCGCCTTTACCCTCACTAGCCAAAATACCTAGTCTTGATTTTAGCAAAGGCTTAGAAGCTTCCATTCAACACAACCAACATCATCATCATGACATTGGCCGCGGTGGCTCGCCGTGGGGTCATTTTGGGCAAATACTAGAGGAGAATCGTGGACATGTCCATGTACACGATCCTCCTCAATTTAGTCATACAAGTGGAGGTAGAAAAAGTCCTCAGGATACAAAGAGTCCTCGATCGATGACCGGTGGAGATGATCGTTCGATGTATAGTATGAGCTATGATGATGTGAGTATGGCGTCCGGAAGAGGTGGTGGTGGACGACGAAGACCCGGAATTCCTCACTCTAAGATTTGCACCATTTGTAGTACCTATGTTTACGTCTTCCGCACTAGATGTTTGGTATGTCCACAAGATCTCTCATGCTTTCTTTTCTTTTCgattttttttctaaaaattgGACGGAATATATCTATACATATATTTCTTACAAACTATTGATTTATAAATACAAATAAATATTATCGTCAGAGACTGAATCCTAGACCAACA includes these proteins:
- the LOC127122207 gene encoding uncharacterized protein LOC127122207, yielding MDEKPILLDLETLYLGIPDESVNLTFQDLANVKTTTTNQHVSEVSSNIPTRGNSSSSSSSPLPSLAKIPSLDFSKGLEASIQHNQHHHHDIGRGGSPWGHFGQILEENRGHVHVHDPPQFSHTSGGRKSPQDTKSPRSMTGGDDRSMYSMSYDDVSMASGRGGGGRRRPGIPHSKICTICSTYVYVFRTRCLVCGRVYCCRCVKLGMGEMVEGRKCIECLGLKFSQRYIERAGKVGCCNWRYPITMKQVELICAEKGPRKSRRSHTQSGVATPRSKSPITPRSPHAIGNSNEHSFVLSSSFSPFSPHHIL